A genome region from Dreissena polymorpha isolate Duluth1 chromosome 16, UMN_Dpol_1.0, whole genome shotgun sequence includes the following:
- the LOC127862903 gene encoding uncharacterized oxidoreductase YjmC-like → MFRRKMQSVLVLSLRKQSDFIPTDRWDAVPKAEVERFIIDCMTKVGTKRTHAVSLASNLMTADYRGHYSHGMNRLDLYVNDIRTGITVSKDEPSIEKETVSTAMVCGNNVLGPVVGNFCMKLAIKKAKETGVGWVVANSSNHYGIAGYYSMLASDEGLLGMSFTNTSPLVVPTRAKEAVLGTNPISLAAPGKKGDSFVLDMATSTCALGKIELHDRKNIRIPLGWGVDSQGKMSDEPKPVLNGGGLMPLGGAEETSGYKGYGLAMMVEIFCGILGNAAYGPNIRKWKTTDRVANLGQCFIAVDPEAFGPGFSDRLDDLMNSCRRLENADDEEEVLVAGDPERQHMSMCDIRGGIPYHQRQIEYADELAEKLGVKPMKKC, encoded by the exons ATGTTCAGGCGCAAAATGCAGTCTGTTTTGGTGTTGTCATTGCGTAAGCAGTCTGATTTCATACCCACAGACAGGTGGGACGCCGTGCCGAAAGCAGAAGTGGAGCGTTTTATTATCGATTGCATGACAAAAGTCGGAACAAAGCGGACACATGCTGTGAGCCTGGCGAGCAATTTGATGACAGCCGATTACAGGGGCCATTATAGTCATGGCATGAACAGATTAG ATCTGTATGTAAATGACATCAGAACAGGGATCACGGTGAGTAAAGATGAACCTTCAATAGAGAAGGAGACAGTGTCTACTGCAATGGTGTGTGGTAACAATGTGCTGGGTCCAGTGGTAGGAAACTTCTGCATGAAGCTGGCAATAAAGAAGGCAAAGGAGACCGGTGTAGGATGGGTGGTTGCAAATA GTTCCAATCATTATGGAATAGCAGGATACTATTCCATGCTTGCTTCTGATGAAGGACTGCTG GGCATGTCCTTCACCAATACCTCACCTTTAGTTGTTCCAACACGAGCAAAGGAG GCTGTTTTAGGTACCAACCCAATAAGTTTGGCAGCCCCTGGAAAGAAGGGTGACAGTTTTGTGCTTGACATGGCCACCTCTACATGTGCCTTGGGAAAG ATAGAGCTGCATGATAGAAAAAATATAAGGATACCTCTGGGATGGGGTGTAGACAGTCAGGGAAAG ATGAGCGATGAGCCCAAGCCCGTGCTGAATGGTGGGGGCCTGATGCCCCTAGGTGGGGCTGAGGAGACCAGCGGCTACAAGGGCTACGGGCTGGCCATGATGGTGGAGATATTCTGTGGCATACTGGGCAATGCTGCCTACGGACCTAACATACGCAAGTGGAAAACCACGGACAGGGTGGCTAACTTG GGCCAGTGTTTTATTGCTGTGGACCCGGAAGCCTTTGGGCCTGGTTTCTCAGACAGACTGGACGATCTTATGAACAGCTGCCGACGGCTTGAAAAT GCTGATGATGAAGAAGAGGTGCTGGTAGCAGGTGATCCAGAGAGACAGCACATGTCCATGTGTGACATCCGAGGAGGCATACCATACCATCAGAGACAGATCGAGTACGCT gATGAACTTGCAGAGAAGCTTGGTGTAAAACCAATGAAGAAATGTTAA